The sequence CAGTAGCCTCTACACAACCCAATGACCTGGGCCCGGAGGTTTTTCTCAGTCTCTGCTACTCTGACCTCGTACCCCTCTTGCTTGGCCTTAGCTGTAGCCTCCTCTACCATTTCCAGCTTCTTCTTTAGAGCCCCTATTTGCTCCTTGGCTACAGTAAGCTGGTCTTCAGTTAGGCACAGCTGCTGGCGTTGAGTCTTTGCTTGTCTCTTAGCCCCTTCCAGAGCTGCCTTGACACTCTTCTTTTCTCTAACTGCCTCAGTTAGCTTGGTGTTGAGGTCCTTAATCCTCTGCTCGGCCAGAGTGAATGCCTTAATGGCAGCTATACGTCGCCCTTCCTCCTCTTTCATTTACTTGCAGGAGTGGCTTACCAACTCCTCGGCGATGTGCGTTGTGTGAATTACCAACTCctcagaagtacatgaatgttGAGGACGCTTTAGTGGCAATCGAAGAAGTAGAAAAGCCTAATGAGAGGGAAAGAAAGGGAGAGGATCGGAGAGGATGGAAAAGGGAGTGGGCAGATCATCAAAGTACTGACGAGAACAAGAGGAAAGATGATTAAACTCCTTGAATGGTAAAATTCACTCCTTTAATTATTCCTGTTGATAAAATCTTGCACAGATTAAGGACAAGCACTATCTCAAGTGGCCAAGGCCACTGCACTCGTCACCCAATGTCCACGACAAGAGGAAATACTGCTATTTTCATAAAGATCATGGCCATTATACAGAGGACTGTAGAGACCTGATGGAGCAAATAAAGGAACTTATACAAAGAGGGAAGTTGcaaaaatttgtaaagaagGGAAATTCCAACAGGCCCAGGGATGATGGCAGAGACAAGCCAGAAGCCTCTCTAAGGAATGACGACTACAAGCCACATCGTCAGCAAAGTACAATAGGAGAAATAAAGACAATCACAAGAGGGCCATCCGCAAAGGGGTCGTTTAGATCCCTCAAGAAGTCATACCTAAAACAGGTGAACACCATCCATAGGATACCACCCCTAAAGCAAAGACGGACGGACAGGGATATCCTGTTCTCAAAGGAAGACGCTAGAAGAGTGAAGCAACCGCATGACGATCTCCTAGTTATTATGTTTATGatagaagggttcaataccAGGAGAATCCTCGTAGACAACGGCAGTTTCGTAGACATCATCTACCTTTCTGCTTTTCAACAGTTGAAGGTGGCCCCCGAGAGGCTGCATCCCTTTGACTCCCCCCTCGTCAGCTTCAGTGGAGACAAAGTGTATCCTAAAGGCATAGTGACCCTAACAATCACAATAGGGGCTTTCCCGAAACAACTGACTCATCAACTGGACTTCTTGGTAGTAAACTGTCCTTCCTCTTACAAGGTAATCATCGGGAGGCTCACACTCAATCGTTGGAAGGCAGCCATGTCCACCTATTGCTTGAAGGTAAAATTCCTAACAAAAAAAGGTGTAGGCGAGGCAAAAGGAGATCAAGTGCTGGCCAGGGAGTGCTACCAGGCCATGTTAGCTGCAAAGGAAAACCATACGTGGATGATCGAGGAGAAATAAGAAGAGAAAGTGGAAGCCCTGGAGACAGTGGAGTTGGTCGACAGAGAAACAACAAAGACGACCAGGATAGGGATGACTTTGAGTCCTGAGATGAAGTCGAGACTAGTCCAGTTCCTTAAAGAGAACCTGGACATCTTTGCATGGAGccacgaggacatgccaggcATATCCACAAAGGTCATCAACATAGGCTAAACGTGGACCCCGAGAGGAAGCCTGTCCAGTAGAGACATGCTCTAGAACGAAACCAAGCTATCACAGACGAGGTCAACAAGTTGTTATCAGTAAGCTTTATTCGAGAGGTCTACTACCCAAATTGGCTCGCCAATGTCGTCTTtgtgaagaaagcaaatgggaaGTGGAGGATGTGCATATATTTCACAGACCTAAACAAAGCATGCCCGAAGGACAGTTTCCCTCTGCCAAGGATAGATCAGTTGATGGATTCCATAGCTGGACATAAGCTACTAACATTCATGGATGCATTCTCGAAGTACAATCAGATAAATATGGTAGAAGAAGACTAGAAGAAAACTGCCTTCATCACGAGCCAAGGGCTTTACTGCTATAAGGTAATGCCTTTTAGACTGAAAAATGCAAGAGCAACCTACCAGAGGCTATTAAACAAAATGTTCAGCAAGCAAATCGGGAGGAACATGGAAGTGTATGTGGATGacatgctcgtcaagagtaaggaagagTCTGTCCATCTAGACGATCTCCAAGAGACGTTCACCACACTCAGGCAGTACCAAATGAAGTTAAACCCCAGTAAGTGTGCCTTTGGGATAGCCTCAGGAAAGTTCTTAgggttcatggtgtcccaaagagggATAGAAGCAAACCCAAAGAAGGTACAG is a genomic window of Quercus lobata isolate SW786 chromosome 2, ValleyOak3.0 Primary Assembly, whole genome shotgun sequence containing:
- the LOC115962609 gene encoding uncharacterized protein LOC115962609 → MRGKERERIGEDGKGSGQIIKIKDKHYLKWPRPLHSSPNVHDKRKYCYFHKDHGHYTEDCRDLMEQIKELIQRGKLQKFVKKGNSNRPRDDGRDKPEASLRNDDYKPHRQQSTIGEIKTITRGPSAKGSFRSLKKSYLKQVNTIHRIPPLKQRRTDRDILFSKEDARRVKQPHDDLLVIMFMIEGFNTRRILVDNGSFVDIIYLSAFQQLKVAPERLHPFDSPLVSFSGDKVYPKGIVTLTITIGAFPKQLTHQLDFLVVNCPSSYKVIIGRLTLNRWKAAMSTYCLKVKFLTKKGVGEAKGDQVLARECYQAMLAAKENHTWMIEEK